The following are from one region of the Epinephelus fuscoguttatus linkage group LG11, E.fuscoguttatus.final_Chr_v1 genome:
- the LOC125897149 gene encoding uncharacterized protein LOC125897149 produces the protein MDSNGKFLDEKTLFPRHRAEKIWCPNTKKALELLTVRELGEPSHIIIHTGTNDLRPQQDRVADSLKRVIEKASTTFPNSRIVISTLLQRRDFHPRTIDRVNFSLSRDCALKTNVFLAQHPTLDLDCLYDNVHLHKEAVPIFAKTLKDVALSRNPTDTPRNNRTAQIPRRPSRSLQPSRPPRPPRYTHPRASERMAGPRHPPHHHHHNEQPTPQLIQHRPPIPSRRTTLPGGPVPPLLPTAETRLQEQQNIGRSYAAAVRGASASPSSGDIRDIQHMLNLLCSRLIGTW, from the coding sequence atggaCTCTAATGGAAAGTTCCTGGATGAAAAAACCCTGTTCCCAAGGCACAGAGCAGAAAAGATCTGGTGCCCCAACACGAAGAAAGCTCTGGAGCTGCTGACGGTGCGTGAGCTCGGTGAGCCGAGCCACATCATCATCCATACAGGCACCAACGACTTAAGGCCCCAACAGGACAGAGTGGCAGACTCTCTGAAGAGAGTGATCGAGAAGGCCTCCACCACTTTCCCCAACAGCAGGATCGTCATCTCCACactgctgcagaggagagaCTTCCACCCCCGCACCATAGACAGAGTGAACTTCAGCCTCTCCAGGGACTGCGCACTCAAAACCAACGTCTTCTTGGCTCAACATCCAACTCTAGACCTGGACTGCCTTTATGACAACGTCCATTTGCACAAAGAAGCAGTCCCCATCTTTGCCAAGACCCTGAAAGACGTTGCCCTCAGCAGGAACCCTACAGATACCCCAAGGAACAACCGCACAGCGCAGATCCCACGCAGACCATCAAGATCTCTTCAACCCTCCAGACCACCCAGACCCCCACGATACACTCACCCCAGAGCATCAGAGAGAATGGCCGGCCCACGACACCCACcgcatcaccaccatcacaacGAGCAGCCTACACCACAGCTGATCCAACACAGACCTCCAATACCCAGCCGGAGAACCACCCTGCCTGGAGGTCCCgtaccccccctcctcccaacAGCAGAGACGAGACTAcaagagcagcagaacatcgGACGGAGCTACGCTGCAGCTGTGAGAGGAGCATCGGCCTCCCCCTCCTCTGGTGACATCAGGGACATACAACACATGTTAAACTTGCTATGCTCTCGCCTCATAGGGACGTGGTAG